The Variovorax paradoxus genome window below encodes:
- a CDS encoding protein tyrosine phosphatase, with translation MHRKINVLFVSRRNTLRSIMAQACLTHIAEKRFHARSCGLPLRVGTAVDPAAVSALRTAGIPLPDIKPRGWNEFVPARGFEAEFVIALDADIDRLQPAWPGQPHTALWAYPDTAVIDDPEEAAHKALQILYSLRRRLELLASLPLYGSDRESVRADIRDLGYVA, from the coding sequence ATGCACAGAAAAATCAACGTGCTCTTCGTCTCCCGACGAAACACGCTGCGCAGCATCATGGCGCAGGCCTGTCTCACCCACATCGCCGAGAAACGCTTTCACGCCCGCTCCTGCGGCCTGCCGCTGCGCGTCGGCACGGCGGTGGATCCCGCGGCCGTGTCCGCGCTGCGCACCGCGGGTATTCCCTTACCCGACATCAAGCCGCGCGGCTGGAACGAGTTCGTGCCCGCGCGCGGCTTCGAGGCCGAGTTCGTGATCGCGCTCGATGCCGACATCGATCGCCTGCAGCCGGCCTGGCCCGGCCAGCCGCACACCGCGCTGTGGGCCTATCCCGACACGGCCGTCATCGACGATCCCGAAGAAGCGGCGCACAAGGCGCTGCAGATCCTCTATTCGCTGCGGCGGCGCCTCGAGCTGCTGGCCAGCCTGCCGCTGTACGGCTCCGACCGCGAGTCGGTGCGCGCCGACATCCGCGACCTCGGCTACGTGGCTTGA
- a CDS encoding tetratricopeptide repeat protein has product MTTPLPLHALEPSLFGRARSLLDEDWLAKDADLAPVLPVVLARGVGHDWHKAGTFRHHLVGVARSLAQWQQPRDVRLLGLLHSVYGNAFVDLVKFDAGHERGRLRDLVGDTAEQLVYLFCTVNRAQFTQRLLAGEVEADGSVSVERIGQAQGTVRLGAYEVAAFLVVSMADFMEQWFSWQDDIFSGFPQVAHRPQSVHWMASLWPGPMRPSARMVHRISRLGEALRHPALSALLPLPPMFAGCTRALTAADEAAATSLYWSVIQQDQPLVQADAAIAVLEQAVRHNPWVGEPQMVLAQLYLSAGRRDEARAAAESALQLFSQWGNAWDKRVQWEAWVAWTRILLQSANEGTLPERLDKLNNLALRG; this is encoded by the coding sequence ATGACGACACCTCTTCCATTGCACGCGCTAGAACCGTCGCTGTTCGGGCGCGCCCGATCCCTGCTCGACGAGGACTGGCTCGCGAAGGACGCCGATCTGGCGCCCGTGCTTCCCGTGGTGCTGGCGCGTGGTGTCGGGCATGACTGGCACAAGGCCGGCACCTTCCGCCATCACCTGGTGGGCGTTGCACGTTCGCTCGCGCAATGGCAGCAGCCGCGCGACGTGCGCCTGCTGGGGCTCCTGCACAGCGTATACGGCAATGCGTTCGTGGACCTGGTCAAGTTCGACGCCGGCCACGAGCGCGGTCGGCTGCGCGATCTGGTCGGTGACACGGCCGAGCAGCTGGTCTACCTGTTCTGCACCGTCAACCGCGCGCAGTTCACCCAGCGCTTGCTGGCCGGCGAGGTCGAGGCGGACGGCAGCGTCTCGGTCGAGCGCATCGGCCAGGCGCAAGGCACCGTGCGCCTCGGCGCGTACGAAGTGGCGGCCTTCCTCGTCGTCAGCATGGCCGACTTCATGGAGCAATGGTTCAGCTGGCAGGACGACATCTTCTCGGGCTTTCCGCAGGTGGCGCACCGGCCGCAGTCCGTGCACTGGATGGCATCGCTGTGGCCCGGCCCCATGCGGCCGAGCGCGCGCATGGTTCATCGGATCTCCCGGCTGGGCGAGGCACTGCGACATCCCGCGCTGAGCGCCCTGTTGCCGCTGCCGCCAATGTTCGCCGGTTGCACGCGAGCGTTGACCGCCGCCGACGAAGCCGCGGCCACATCGCTGTACTGGTCAGTGATCCAGCAGGACCAGCCGCTGGTGCAAGCCGACGCCGCCATCGCCGTGCTGGAGCAGGCGGTGCGCCACAACCCATGGGTGGGCGAACCGCAGATGGTGCTGGCCCAGCTGTATCTGTCGGCCGGCAGGCGCGATGAGGCGCGCGCGGCCGCCGAAAGCGCGCTGCAACTCTTCAGCCAGTGGGGCAATGCCTGGGACAAGCGCGTGCAATGGGAAGCCTGGGTGGCGTGGACGCGCATCCTGCTGCAGTCGGCGAACGAGGGCACCTTGCCGGAGCGCCTGGACAAACTGAACAATCTGGCGCTGCGGGGTTAG